From one Geoalkalibacter halelectricus genomic stretch:
- a CDS encoding electron transfer flavoprotein subunit beta/FixA family protein, with the protein MSENKLEILVVLRECSDPRPPVGLMTRGAGLRERGLRRLTNLADLEALEHALALQDAGVAQVSVVAAGPARIEDSLRLALALGARRAIRVWDAGFEGGDALADAHLWQRVYTVLRPKLILTGNRLLDAGCDPAPGLAAARMGMGCVSAALSLVLNDNQATVLRKGDCGARQKIQVQLPCAILCEAGARQVRYPGLEAVVNATTQPVEFWSLADLGLPVWEVGALGATLEQGEVSFPRPDPLRATTPDPSLPAFERILALLSGGIQPREGKMHFLPPDQVVESLMEIFQSEGLLPEAEA; encoded by the coding sequence ATGTCTGAAAATAAGCTCGAAATTCTGGTGGTGCTGCGGGAATGCAGCGACCCCCGCCCCCCCGTGGGGCTCATGACCCGCGGTGCCGGCCTGCGCGAGCGGGGCCTGCGGCGCCTGACCAACCTCGCCGACCTCGAGGCCCTGGAGCACGCCCTGGCTCTTCAGGACGCGGGCGTGGCCCAGGTGAGCGTCGTCGCGGCCGGGCCCGCGCGGATCGAGGACAGCCTGCGCCTGGCTTTGGCCCTGGGCGCCCGGCGGGCCATTCGCGTCTGGGATGCCGGCTTCGAAGGCGGCGATGCCCTGGCCGACGCGCATCTCTGGCAACGGGTCTATACCGTGTTACGCCCCAAACTGATCCTGACCGGCAACCGCCTGCTGGATGCCGGTTGCGACCCCGCGCCGGGTCTTGCGGCCGCGCGCATGGGCATGGGCTGCGTCAGCGCCGCTCTGTCGCTGGTGCTCAACGACAATCAAGCGACGGTGCTGCGCAAGGGCGATTGCGGCGCGCGGCAGAAAATTCAGGTTCAACTTCCCTGTGCCATCCTCTGTGAGGCGGGCGCCAGGCAGGTCCGCTACCCTGGTCTTGAGGCCGTCGTCAATGCCACGACCCAACCGGTGGAGTTCTGGAGTCTGGCGGACCTGGGCCTGCCGGTGTGGGAGGTCGGTGCCCTGGGCGCAACCCTTGAACAGGGCGAAGTCAGCTTTCCCCGCCCCGATCCCCTGCGCGCGACCACGCCCGATCCCAGCCTGCCGGCCTTCGAGCGCATTCTTGCCCTACTCTCCGGCGGCATTCAGCCGCGCGAAGGCAAGATGCACTTTCTGCCCCCCGATCAGGTGGTGGAAAGCCTGATGGAGATTTTCCAAAGCGAAGGGCTGCTGCCCGAGGCCGAAGCATGA
- the mftF gene encoding mycofactocin biosynthesis glycosyltransferase MftF (Members of this protein family, MftF, are glycosyltransferases, members of PF00535 (glycosyl transferase family 2). The encoding gene is found as part of the mycofactocin cassette, in Mycobacterium tuberculosis, many other Actinobacteria, and occasional members of other lineages. Mycofactocin itself, a putative redox carrier, is a heavily modified derivative of the C-terminal Val-Tyr dipeptide of the mycofactocin precursor MftA (TIGR03969).), with protein sequence MTYRLLSSVRIEESPAGIFLVAERPYRVLRINQKLADLARRGREAGVAATTPGEHKIWETLVTQGLALREEPAEAPDFQPRVSVVIPVLDRAEDLRKCLESLRRLDYPQQLLEIIVVDDGSRDASPQVAEEFGARLLASGGRGTGPAAARNRGAAAAGGDILAFIDSDCTASPQWLGELLPSFADGEVAAVGGWVDGMNSRRGLDRYETVMSSLNLGGRERNGKEGNDTFYLPSCNLLVRRTAFAIVGGFREDLHVGEDVDLTWRLRDCAYRIVYLPKGKVCHNHRSSLMPFMRRRFDYGTSEGMLQTLHPQRRKKLLLPPGLCVALLLLMLGLTTLQAAVFGTCAAVLLIDAGVTHAKLNRRGLRQGFLAVFQARLRALASLAYYLGYHLLRYYLLPIILLGIVLPQAGLVLALLGLWVVGVDYRLRRPELSLPAFALFYLLEQISYGLGVFVGCWRQRNFSSYVFEFS encoded by the coding sequence ATGACTTACCGACTGCTTTCATCGGTTCGCATCGAGGAATCACCCGCGGGCATTTTCCTGGTGGCCGAGCGACCCTACCGGGTGCTGCGCATCAACCAGAAGCTCGCGGATCTGGCCCGCCGGGGCCGCGAGGCGGGCGTCGCCGCGACCACGCCCGGCGAACACAAAATCTGGGAAACCCTCGTCACCCAGGGGCTGGCCCTGCGCGAGGAGCCGGCCGAGGCTCCCGACTTCCAGCCCCGGGTCAGCGTCGTCATCCCGGTACTCGACCGCGCCGAGGATCTGCGCAAGTGTCTCGAATCCCTGCGCCGCCTCGATTATCCCCAACAACTCCTGGAGATCATCGTGGTCGATGACGGCAGCCGCGACGCCTCGCCCCAGGTGGCCGAGGAATTCGGCGCGCGCCTGCTGGCCAGCGGCGGGCGCGGCACGGGACCGGCGGCGGCGCGCAATCGTGGCGCGGCGGCCGCCGGCGGCGACATCCTCGCTTTTATCGATTCCGACTGCACCGCCTCGCCCCAATGGCTCGGCGAACTGCTGCCGAGCTTCGCCGATGGCGAGGTCGCCGCGGTGGGCGGCTGGGTCGACGGCATGAACAGCCGCCGCGGCCTGGATCGCTACGAAACGGTCATGTCGAGTCTCAACCTGGGCGGGCGCGAACGCAACGGCAAGGAAGGCAACGACACCTTCTACCTGCCGAGCTGCAACCTGCTGGTGCGGCGCACCGCCTTCGCCATCGTCGGCGGGTTTCGCGAGGATCTCCACGTCGGCGAGGACGTGGACCTCACCTGGCGCCTGCGCGACTGCGCCTACCGCATCGTCTACCTGCCCAAGGGCAAGGTGTGCCACAACCACCGCAGCAGCCTGATGCCCTTCATGCGGCGGCGCTTCGACTACGGAACCTCCGAGGGCATGTTGCAGACCCTGCATCCCCAGCGGCGCAAGAAACTGCTCCTGCCGCCCGGCTTGTGCGTGGCCTTGCTGTTGCTCATGCTCGGCCTGACCACCCTGCAGGCCGCGGTGTTCGGCACCTGCGCCGCCGTGCTGCTCATCGATGCCGGCGTCACCCACGCCAAGCTCAACCGGCGCGGGTTGCGTCAGGGATTCCTCGCGGTTTTTCAGGCGCGCCTGCGCGCCTTGGCGAGCCTGGCCTATTATCTGGGCTATCATCTGCTACGCTATTACCTGTTGCCGATCATCCTGCTCGGGATTGTCCTGCCGCAGGCGGGGTTGGTGCTTGCCTTGCTTGGACTCTGGGTGGTGGGGGTCGATTACCGGCTGCGCCGCCCCGAGCTCTCGCTCCCGGCCTTCGCCCTGTTCTACCTGCTGGAACAGATCTCCTACGGCCTGGGTGTGTTCGTCGGCTGCTGGCGACAAAGAAATTTCTCCAGTTACGTATTTGAATTTTCGTAG
- a CDS encoding aldehyde ferredoxin oxidoreductase family protein: MNKIYRVNMTDLTTSVEDCPAEWAGLGGRGLTSAIVAAEVPPACHPLGPNNKLVFAPGLLTGTPAANSGRLSAGAKSPLTGTIKESNAGGSAAQLFARLDIKALIIEGQPKEDAWYKLALSKDGVKIEKETALVGKGNFAVVEAVQAQKGKKTGVISIGPAGEWRMKAANISVMDPDGKLRSHGRGGLGAVMGAKKIKYITVDGEGAPAVKIADPEKFKTAARTFAKALLDHPVSGEGLPTYGTNILINVLNEAGGLPTKNFRYGQFEGHDKISGETMHDIITARGGKTKHGCHAGCIIQCSQEYVDTSGVYVTSGFEYETIWGFGANCCIDNLDHIAEADHLMDDIGIDSIESAVIMGVAMEAGILPWGDGPGVNRLLREEIGKGTPLGRILGNGAAEVGVAYGLTRVPVVKGQGIPAYDPRSVKGIGITYATSTMGADHTAGYSVATNILKVGGDVDPLKKEGQVELSRNLQIATAAVDSTGLCLFVAFPVLDIPEALTAIVEMLNARFGLSLTGDDVTALGTSILKTEHAFNQAAGFTNAHDRLPEFFATEPVPPHNVVWDFTDAEIDEFWNF; this comes from the coding sequence ATGAACAAGATCTACCGCGTCAACATGACCGACCTGACCACCTCCGTGGAAGACTGCCCGGCCGAATGGGCGGGTCTGGGCGGCCGCGGCCTGACCTCGGCCATCGTCGCCGCCGAAGTGCCCCCCGCCTGTCATCCCCTGGGGCCCAACAACAAGCTGGTGTTCGCTCCGGGCCTTCTGACCGGCACCCCGGCGGCCAACTCGGGACGGCTCTCGGCGGGCGCCAAAAGCCCCCTGACCGGCACCATCAAGGAGAGTAATGCCGGCGGCAGCGCGGCGCAGCTCTTCGCGCGCCTCGACATCAAGGCGCTCATCATCGAGGGCCAGCCCAAGGAGGATGCCTGGTACAAGCTGGCGCTCTCCAAGGACGGCGTGAAGATCGAGAAGGAAACCGCGCTGGTCGGCAAGGGCAATTTCGCCGTGGTCGAGGCGGTGCAGGCGCAAAAGGGCAAGAAGACCGGCGTGATCAGCATCGGCCCGGCGGGCGAGTGGCGCATGAAGGCGGCCAACATCTCGGTGATGGATCCCGACGGCAAGCTGCGCAGCCACGGCCGCGGCGGCCTGGGCGCGGTGATGGGCGCGAAGAAGATCAAGTACATCACCGTCGACGGCGAGGGCGCACCGGCGGTCAAGATCGCCGATCCGGAGAAGTTCAAGACCGCGGCGCGCACCTTCGCCAAGGCGCTGCTCGATCATCCGGTCTCGGGCGAGGGTCTGCCCACCTACGGCACCAACATCCTGATCAACGTGCTCAACGAGGCGGGCGGCTTGCCGACCAAGAACTTTCGCTACGGCCAGTTCGAGGGCCATGACAAGATCTCGGGCGAAACCATGCACGACATCATCACCGCGCGCGGCGGCAAGACCAAGCACGGCTGCCATGCCGGCTGCATCATCCAGTGCTCCCAGGAGTACGTGGATACCTCGGGCGTCTATGTGACCTCGGGCTTTGAGTACGAGACCATCTGGGGCTTTGGCGCCAACTGCTGCATCGACAACCTCGACCACATCGCCGAGGCCGATCATCTCATGGACGATATCGGCATCGACTCCATCGAGTCGGCGGTGATCATGGGTGTGGCCATGGAGGCGGGCATCCTGCCCTGGGGCGATGGGCCCGGCGTCAATCGCCTGCTGCGCGAGGAGATCGGCAAGGGCACGCCGCTGGGACGTATTCTCGGCAACGGCGCGGCGGAGGTGGGTGTGGCCTATGGGCTCACGCGCGTGCCGGTGGTCAAGGGCCAGGGCATTCCGGCCTACGATCCGCGCTCGGTCAAGGGCATCGGCATCACCTACGCCACAAGCACCATGGGGGCGGATCACACCGCGGGCTATTCGGTGGCGACCAACATCCTCAAAGTCGGCGGCGATGTGGATCCGCTCAAGAAAGAGGGGCAGGTGGAGCTCTCGCGCAACCTGCAGATCGCCACCGCGGCGGTTGATTCCACCGGCCTGTGCCTGTTCGTCGCCTTCCCGGTGCTCGACATCCCCGAGGCGCTCACCGCCATCGTCGAGATGCTCAACGCGCGCTTCGGCCTGAGCCTCACCGGCGATGACGTCACGGCCCTGGGCACCTCGATCCTCAAGACCGAGCATGCCTTCAACCAGGCCGCGGGCTTCACCAACGCCCACGACCGGCTGCCCGAGTTCTTCGCCACCGAGCCGGTGCCGCCGCACAACGTGGTGTGGGATTTCACCGACGCCGAAATTGACGAATTCTGGAATTTCTAG
- a CDS encoding MoaD/ThiS family protein — protein MKVLIKLFATFRNERFKQEEKDLPPGTTIRQVVAQLEIAEEALGMVMLNGRHTPLDQELSEGDTLSLFPLVGGG, from the coding sequence ATGAAGGTTCTGATCAAACTCTTCGCCACCTTCCGCAACGAGCGCTTCAAGCAGGAGGAAAAGGATCTGCCGCCCGGCACGACCATCCGCCAGGTCGTGGCACAACTGGAAATCGCCGAGGAAGCCCTGGGCATGGTCATGCTCAACGGCCGCCACACGCCTCTGGATCAGGAGTTGAGCGAGGGAGACACCCTCTCGCTGTTCCCCCTCGTGGGAGGCGGCTGA
- a CDS encoding HesA/MoeB/ThiF family protein: MSDLHEYIRAHITGDLVPWDIQQEAAARFGLSLAEVEGQLLEAQLLPARYQRNRKGISTAQQLKLHRARVAVIGCGGLGGYILEELARLGVGTIVAIDPDVFEEHNLNRQLLSAPERLGQDKTQAAQARIAEINPAVTLVAIKQALGRDNGAELLQNCDLAVDALDSIRVRLELAEVCDQLGIPMVHGAIAGWYGQVFTQFPGEDHLQRIYAHGVDGKGAEKALGNPSFTPALVASLEVAEACKLLIGVGEPLRGRKLIIDLLDMDLHVVPL; the protein is encoded by the coding sequence ATGAGCGATCTGCACGAATATATTCGCGCCCACATCACGGGCGATCTGGTGCCCTGGGATATCCAGCAGGAGGCGGCCGCCCGCTTCGGCCTCTCCCTGGCCGAGGTGGAGGGCCAGCTGCTGGAGGCGCAACTGCTGCCCGCCCGCTACCAGCGCAATCGCAAGGGCATCAGCACCGCCCAACAGCTTAAGCTGCACCGGGCACGCGTCGCGGTCATCGGCTGCGGCGGTCTGGGCGGCTACATTCTTGAGGAACTGGCGCGCCTGGGGGTGGGCACCATTGTCGCCATCGACCCCGACGTTTTCGAGGAACACAACCTCAACCGCCAATTGCTCAGCGCCCCCGAGCGACTCGGGCAGGACAAAACGCAAGCGGCCCAGGCACGCATCGCCGAAATCAACCCGGCGGTGACCCTGGTGGCGATCAAGCAGGCCCTGGGCCGCGACAATGGCGCCGAACTGCTGCAAAACTGCGACCTGGCGGTGGATGCCCTGGACAGCATCCGCGTGCGCCTGGAGCTGGCCGAGGTGTGCGACCAGCTCGGCATCCCCATGGTGCATGGCGCCATCGCCGGCTGGTACGGTCAGGTCTTCACCCAGTTCCCCGGCGAGGATCACCTGCAGCGCATCTACGCCCATGGCGTCGACGGCAAGGGCGCGGAAAAGGCCCTCGGCAATCCCTCCTTCACCCCAGCCCTGGTGGCCAGCCTTGAAGTCGCCGAGGCCTGCAAGCTGCTCATCGGCGTCGGCGAACCCCTGCGCGGCCGCAAGCTGATTATCGACCTGCTCGACATGGATTTGCACGTCGTGCCGTTGTAA
- a CDS encoding sigma-54-dependent transcriptional regulator, whose product MVTEVTRVLIVDDEADVCNFLRRLLSRKGYAVTTATNEAETLAALHGAAYQVAMVDLKLPDTDGLTLLRQIKAHHPACEVIIMTGFSTIKTAVSAMQMGAYEYVEKPFDDIAEIEVLIHKAARHGSLGAGAGGDEEWAGVARAVGLQVGRSQAMRRLVSLAYKIANKNINVLIQGKTGSGKEVLARFIHAASSRADQAFFPINCAALPENMLESELFGHERGSFTGAGSLRRGIFELAHRGTLFLDEIGDAGPAIQVKLLRVLETGEFMRVGGEKPIRGNVRLISASNVDLWEAVGKKTFREDLYYRLNVVRLELPSLAERREDIPALAEYFVRQNNPDLTLAPAVVSLLQEHSWPGNIRELVNVLRRAAALCSGPTILPKHLGHFLAAADPGEGAAHPDPLPTSGANILAWLGGAEGLGRRSRQDLEQLLGQVEDLAGILYQLTGRSSASPNAPLDLHANEREAVRAALERNHWNISAAARQLGIGRNTLHRKINKYGLR is encoded by the coding sequence GTGGTGACGGAAGTAACACGGGTGCTGATCGTCGACGATGAGGCGGATGTCTGCAATTTTCTGCGGCGCCTGCTCAGTCGCAAGGGCTATGCGGTGACCACCGCCACCAATGAGGCGGAAACCCTGGCGGCCCTGCACGGCGCCGCCTACCAGGTGGCGATGGTCGATCTCAAGCTGCCCGATACGGACGGGCTGACCCTGCTGCGTCAGATCAAGGCCCACCACCCGGCCTGCGAAGTCATCATCATGACCGGCTTCAGCACTATCAAGACGGCGGTGAGCGCCATGCAGATGGGCGCCTATGAGTATGTGGAAAAACCCTTTGACGACATCGCCGAGATCGAGGTTCTGATTCACAAGGCCGCCCGGCACGGCAGCCTGGGGGCGGGCGCGGGCGGCGATGAGGAGTGGGCGGGTGTGGCCCGGGCCGTCGGTCTGCAGGTGGGGCGTTCGCAAGCCATGCGGCGCCTGGTGTCCCTGGCCTACAAAATCGCCAACAAGAACATCAATGTGCTGATCCAGGGCAAGACCGGCAGCGGCAAGGAAGTATTGGCCCGCTTCATTCACGCCGCCTCGAGCCGCGCCGACCAGGCCTTTTTTCCCATCAACTGCGCGGCGCTGCCCGAGAACATGCTCGAGAGCGAGCTGTTCGGCCACGAACGCGGCTCGTTTACCGGCGCCGGCAGTCTGCGCCGGGGCATCTTCGAACTGGCCCATCGCGGCACCCTGTTTCTCGATGAAATCGGCGATGCCGGTCCGGCCATTCAGGTCAAGCTGCTGCGGGTGCTGGAAACGGGCGAATTCATGCGGGTGGGCGGCGAGAAGCCGATCCGCGGCAACGTGCGGCTGATTTCGGCGAGCAATGTCGATTTGTGGGAAGCGGTGGGCAAGAAAACCTTCCGCGAGGATCTTTACTACCGGCTCAACGTGGTGCGCCTGGAACTGCCCAGCCTGGCCGAGCGGCGCGAGGACATTCCCGCCCTGGCCGAGTATTTCGTTCGCCAGAACAATCCCGATCTGACCCTGGCCCCGGCGGTTGTGAGTCTGTTGCAGGAACATTCCTGGCCCGGCAATATCCGCGAACTGGTCAATGTGCTGCGCCGCGCGGCCGCGCTGTGCAGCGGCCCAACCATTCTGCCCAAGCACCTTGGACACTTCCTGGCCGCGGCCGACCCTGGCGAGGGCGCCGCGCACCCCGACCCGCTTCCGACATCGGGAGCGAATATCCTCGCGTGGCTCGGCGGCGCGGAAGGACTCGGCCGCCGCTCGCGACAGGATCTGGAGCAGTTGCTGGGGCAGGTGGAGGATCTGGCCGGAATTCTGTACCAACTCACCGGCCGCTCTTCGGCGTCGCCGAACGCTCCGCTTGATTTGCACGCCAACGAAAGGGAGGCCGTGCGCGCCGCCCTGGAACGCAACCACTGGAACATCTCCGCCGCGGCCCGCCAGCTCGGCATCGGCCGCAACACCCTGCACCGCAAAATCAACAAGTACGGTCTGCGCTGA
- a CDS encoding GAF domain-containing sensor histidine kinase has protein sequence MGDKNTLIEQLTGVNSSKLNYYLELKQRNAEILKQNSRLEILQQLTRDMNIDMSLEDILERAFAKLPQALPCDFLGLATLVKDQLVLKSMVPKDFMEAGILPDHALSWQVIRTRQAGIFDPQPSYQSHLRHNASYPSPLRSLAAAPVIERTEVIGVLLVGSIDPDAYSDAELRFVQHLADQLAISIKNAHLYKQVFRAKKEWEQTFRAVTDPIVLIDADYNVLLHNDRLPEEMMANWLRGLGGKCHERLHGLPEPCRECPVEDVKRHARPFHHRTQTTAGNIFDISYYPVCNEEGQVVAITVFMKDVTEKTKMEARLVQSAKLAAIGEMAAGVAHELNSPMTVIIGTAQMLARDLEGRPVEGEALADIIQCGLRCKRIIQNLLTFSRQEQVPMAETDLNAEVRRVLSLIKYQINRSQIHIVEDLDPALPSVMANGQQIQQVVTNFLVNARDALTARPEGDKTIVVASRLVEKDQRPWAALSVRDNGVGIAPENLQRIFTPFYTSKEATKGTGLGLSVSLGIAETHHGRIEVESLPGEGSTFTLLLPAD, from the coding sequence ATGGGCGACAAGAATACGCTGATCGAGCAGCTCACGGGGGTGAACTCCTCCAAGCTCAACTATTACCTCGAACTTAAGCAGCGCAACGCCGAGATCCTCAAGCAGAACAGCCGCCTGGAGATCCTGCAGCAGCTCACCCGCGACATGAACATCGACATGTCCCTGGAGGATATCCTGGAGCGCGCCTTCGCCAAGCTGCCCCAGGCGCTGCCCTGCGATTTTCTCGGCCTGGCGACCCTGGTCAAGGACCAGCTGGTACTCAAATCCATGGTGCCCAAGGATTTCATGGAGGCCGGAATCCTCCCCGATCATGCCCTTTCCTGGCAGGTCATCCGCACCCGCCAGGCGGGAATTTTCGATCCCCAGCCCAGCTACCAATCGCATCTGCGCCACAACGCCTCCTATCCCTCGCCCCTGCGGTCCCTGGCGGCGGCACCGGTCATCGAGCGCACCGAGGTCATCGGCGTGCTGCTGGTCGGCAGCATCGACCCGGATGCTTACAGCGATGCGGAGCTGCGTTTCGTTCAGCACCTGGCCGATCAACTCGCCATCAGCATCAAGAACGCTCACCTCTACAAGCAGGTCTTTCGCGCCAAGAAAGAGTGGGAGCAAACCTTTCGCGCCGTGACCGATCCCATCGTGCTTATCGATGCCGACTACAACGTGCTTCTGCACAACGATCGGCTGCCCGAGGAAATGATGGCCAACTGGCTGCGCGGCCTCGGCGGCAAATGCCATGAGCGCCTCCACGGACTTCCCGAGCCGTGCCGTGAATGTCCGGTGGAGGACGTCAAGCGCCATGCCCGGCCTTTCCACCACCGCACTCAGACCACTGCCGGCAACATCTTCGACATCTCCTACTACCCGGTCTGCAACGAGGAAGGTCAGGTGGTGGCCATCACCGTGTTCATGAAGGACGTCACCGAAAAAACCAAGATGGAGGCGCGCCTGGTGCAGTCCGCCAAGCTTGCCGCCATCGGCGAGATGGCCGCGGGCGTCGCCCATGAACTCAACAGCCCCATGACGGTGATCATCGGCACCGCGCAGATGCTGGCGCGCGACCTCGAGGGGCGGCCGGTGGAAGGCGAGGCGCTTGCCGACATCATTCAATGCGGCCTGCGCTGCAAGCGCATCATCCAGAATCTGCTGACCTTTTCCCGTCAGGAGCAGGTGCCCATGGCGGAAACGGATCTCAATGCCGAGGTGCGCCGGGTGCTCAGCCTCATCAAATACCAGATCAACCGCAGCCAGATCCACATCGTCGAGGATCTCGATCCCGCCCTGCCGTCGGTTATGGCCAACGGCCAGCAGATCCAGCAGGTGGTGACCAACTTTCTGGTCAACGCCCGTGACGCCTTGACGGCCAGGCCCGAGGGCGATAAAACCATTGTTGTCGCATCGCGATTGGTCGAGAAGGACCAGCGCCCCTGGGCCGCGCTCAGCGTGCGGGACAACGGCGTGGGCATCGCGCCGGAGAATCTGCAGAGGATTTTCACACCCTTCTACACCAGCAAGGAAGCGACCAAGGGCACGGGCCTGGGGCTGTCGGTGAGCCTCGGCATCGCCGAGACCCATCATGGGCGCATCGAGGTCGAGAGCCTGCCCGGCGAGGGCAGCACCTTTACCCTGCTGCTGCCGGCCGATTAA
- a CDS encoding iron-containing alcohol dehydrogenase has product MNISKFVTPEIIFGCGSLSQVGESARRLGASKVFVVSDEGVIGAGWVEKALHYLHAAGLKTSVFSALTTNPKDLEVTEGAARYLASGCDAIAAVGGGSPTDVAKAVAILVTNGGSTRDYEGINRIHRPLPPMLSVPSTAGAGSEVSQFAIIIDTERRLKMSIISKSLVPDIAIVDPELLCTKDARLAAATGVDALTHGIESYVSLAGTHLTEIHALKAIELIARYLRRAVADRDDLEANTHMAMASLSAGIAFSNAILGATHAMAHQVDGQLDQHHGESNAALLPHVMEFNLPACPERFQKIASAFGKDVRGLAPERAAVLAITAVRELLADVGLDQGLAALGLNEAVIPELSRNALRDACLVTNPREASRTDLEDLFRRAL; this is encoded by the coding sequence GTGAACATCAGCAAATTCGTGACGCCGGAAATCATTTTCGGATGCGGTTCCCTTAGCCAGGTGGGGGAAAGTGCCAGACGGCTGGGCGCCTCCAAAGTATTCGTGGTCAGTGACGAGGGGGTGATCGGCGCCGGTTGGGTGGAAAAAGCCCTGCACTACCTGCATGCCGCCGGCTTGAAAACCTCGGTTTTTTCCGCGTTGACCACCAACCCCAAGGACCTCGAGGTGACCGAGGGCGCGGCCCGCTATCTGGCCTCGGGTTGTGACGCCATTGCCGCCGTGGGCGGCGGCAGCCCCACGGATGTCGCCAAGGCCGTGGCGATTCTGGTCACCAACGGCGGAAGCACGCGCGATTACGAGGGCATCAACCGCATCCACCGGCCGCTGCCGCCCATGCTCAGCGTGCCCAGCACCGCCGGCGCCGGTTCGGAGGTCAGCCAGTTCGCCATCATCATCGATACCGAGCGGCGCTTGAAGATGTCCATCATCTCCAAGTCCCTGGTGCCCGATATCGCCATTGTCGATCCCGAGCTGCTGTGCACCAAGGATGCGCGCCTGGCGGCCGCCACCGGGGTCGACGCCCTGACCCACGGCATTGAATCCTATGTGTCCCTGGCCGGCACTCACCTCACGGAAATCCACGCTCTGAAGGCCATCGAATTAATCGCGCGCTACCTGCGCCGCGCCGTGGCCGATCGCGACGATCTGGAGGCCAACACCCACATGGCCATGGCCAGTCTCTCGGCGGGCATTGCCTTCTCCAACGCCATCCTCGGCGCCACCCACGCCATGGCCCACCAGGTCGACGGGCAACTCGACCAGCACCATGGCGAGAGCAATGCCGCCCTGCTGCCCCATGTCATGGAGTTCAACCTGCCGGCCTGCCCCGAGCGCTTCCAGAAGATAGCCTCCGCCTTCGGCAAGGACGTGCGCGGTCTGGCGCCCGAGCGGGCCGCCGTCCTCGCCATTACGGCGGTGCGCGAACTGCTGGCCGATGTCGGACTCGATCAAGGGCTCGCTGCCCTGGGCCTGAACGAGGCGGTAATCCCCGAATTGAGCCGCAACGCCTTGCGCGATGCCTGCCTGGTGACCAATCCCCGCGAAGCGTCGCGCACGGACCTCGAAGACCTTTTCCGCCGGGCGCTGTGA